CCATCACCAGTTCCGGGCCCTGCCCCCGTCAGCACTGTGTCCATCTAGAGGAAAATGATGAACTAGCTGTGGCCCTGCGTGGACACCTTGTCCGACCCTACAGGAGAGCTAGGACTCCAATCCTCAGTGGCTGAggtggggccgggggtggggggaagagggaggaaaattcGGGGAAGCCAAGCAGTGAGTGTGCGTCAGCCTCGGCGTGGGGTTCAGAGCGTCACCAAGGGCCACACAGGGCAACTTGTTGCCACACACGCGACACTGCCTGGGAGCTCTGGGtgctgggtgggatgggggtttCGGGAACGCCAAGGCCGCCAGCTGACGGCGCCTCGGCACACGCAGGCATCTCCCTGCGGTGCCTTCCGGCTCGAGTGGATGGTCTGAAACTAGCCCGGCCCGGAAGTCCAGCCCCTTCCCCGTTCCCCCGCTGCTCTGAGCGCTGCAGTGTCTCGGTTCAGCCCCACACAGATGAGGCAGACGGGAAACCCAGGCCCAGCGCCCGGGGCCTGGAGTCCCACGCGagtgtgggagggggtggggaccaGCGTGGCCTCCTGGGCTCCTGGGGAGGTCCCGTGGGTCAGCCAAGCTGTCACCTGTGCAGCTTCTCTACTTCCTGGCTGGTGGTTTTGAGCCAGGCGCTATGTCTCAGAGTCTCGGCTTCCTTGAGTGAGATGAGTGGTTCCTGCTCTGTGGGTAAACGTGAGGGCACGTGCAGGCGCCGTGGACCCTGGTGCTGAGCGGCCTGGGGGCTCCTGTACGCACGCCATGCTGGTGTCACCGTGCTGGTGGCTGCGCAGCGGCGGCCGCGTTtctgcagggaggagaggaccTTGCCCGCCCAAGCACTGCAGCCCCTTGGTCCAGGGAGGGCTTGGTGCTCACGTCTCCTTCTGCCCACCAGGCCGTTTATGCCCAACCTGGTGCCGCCCAAGATCCCCGACGGAGAGAGAGTGGACTTTGACGTGAGTGGGGGCTTGGGGAGGGCAGGCCCCCTGGGAGAGAGCTCAGGACCTCCTGGCGGAGGGGAGGTCATGGGCGGGGGGCACACAGTGCCCGACAGTGTCCTGGGTCCGGCCCCAGCTGCTCTCCTggacccaggcccctcccccctGGCATGGGTGCGGTGGGCAGCCTCTgagccccgcccccccgcagGACATCCACCGGAAGCGCATGGAGAAGGACCTGAACGAGCTGCAGACGCTGATTGAGGCGCATTTCGAGAACCGCAAGAAAGAGGAACAGGAGCTGATCTCCCTCAAAGACAGGATCGTGGGTGTCGGGCGCCTCCCGGGGCCGGGGGTGGTCCAGCAAGAGCCCCTGGGGCCCCAGCACCCTACCCCCGAGGGCTGGAGCCGAGTCATCATCTCTGCCCCCCACCTCGCTCCCCCCgggccccccccccgccccgccactcACGGAGGGGAGATGCGGTGACCTCCGGGATCCCAAAACATTCTCCGGGGGACAAGAGGCTGTTcgccttcctttctcccctctaCCTCCCGTGCTGCTTGGCCGACGGCAGGACGTGGCCTCTGCCTCCAGCACAGGGCagcggccggggcggggcggggcggggggacaCTCAGGGGACACGGAGAAGCCCACCGACACTTTTCAGACGTTGACGTCAGTCCCACAGCGGGCGCTCCCTCCGCAGGAGGAACGGCGGGCAGAACGGGCGGAGCAGCAGCGGATCCGGGCGCAGCGAGAAAGAGAGCGGCAGAGCCGCCTGGCCGTGAGCGACCCCGCCCGGGCCCTCCGCGCGCGCGCAGACAGGGACTCGGCCCGGGGCGAGCACCCGCGCGACGCTGGGCGTTGCGTGCGCGACTAGACAGAAAGGCCCCGAGCGGTTAAGGCaccccccctcctccctgcacagCGCGCTCCCTGGGAACTGAGGTGCCGCGGCCCCCGTCCTGTGCTGCTGCTGCCGGGGCCCCGCCCCAGTGATGCCGCCCACCCCTGGGGCTTCCTGTTCCTGGCCTGGGTGCGGGGACCCTCACTGTCAGGAGTTGGGACCCCGCTCGCTCAGTCCCGTGTCCCCGGCCGACAAACTGCACCACCAGGCCCCATGCCCGAGTGCCCTCAATCCCCAGGACAGTGTGCTTGGCCACAAGGACCGCCAGCGCCAGCCCGGAATCAGGGTGTCCGGCCCCCAGCCCTAATCCACTCCCTCCCTGCCGGAAACCAGGAGGAGAGGGCCCGccgagaggaggaggagagccgGAGGAAAGCTGAGGATGAGGCCCGGAAGAAGAAGGCTCTGTCTAACATGATGCATTTTGGAGGCTACATCCAGAAGGTGGGGGGCCTCCAGGCGTCCTGGGTCGTGAGGAGTGACTGTGCGCGGGATCCCGGGAAGAGATGTCCAGCCGCTGTTGCGAGACTGAGTTCTCACGCCAGACCCGAAGCTGGCCCTCGCAGCAGCTGGCTTTCCCTGGGAGGGACTGCTGGGATGAGCGCTGTGAGCAGAGCCCAGAACGCCACTGCCCCTCCCAGCCCTAGCCCCACGCGGGCTGGTGGAGCTGGCAGGCCCTGTGCCCCGTCTCACATCCACCGTGTGTGGCCTCATGCAATCCCGGAGCCTCagtctgctcatctgtaaaatggggttaatgtCCACCCTGCCTGCTCTGAGAGGGTCAGACGAGCTACCCTGGAGTGCGGCTAAGTGCTGCCTGGACGCAGGCTGGTTTGCTCCTGGGAGCTCACCCCCACCAGATACCCCATTCCCAGGGGTGGAGAGATGGGAAGTTGAACTCTGCGCAGCGGACACATCAGAACATTTTCTTAGATGTCCAAGTCCCCAGCTCAGAACTGGGCCAGCCTCCTGGCCCCTGCGCCCCACGGCGACCCTACGAGCGGGGGCCCTGCTGTCAaacatccccaccccaccctggacGCACGTCCAGTAACTAAGGTGGCCCGCAGCACGGCTGAACCCTCTCCTTCCTGTGTCTCTGCCTGTGTCCCCgtgccctcctctctccctgtctctgtcacTGTTGCATCTTTCTCTCTGGGTCTTCCTCTTGCTGTCCTGGCTCTGCAGGCCCAGGTGGGTGCCAGTCCTCAAACTCTCCTCCTCCTTGTAGTCTGGGGAGCCCCAGGAGGGGAAGGCATTGGGCTGGGGGGAGATGTGGGGAGGTAGGGGTCCAGGGAGCCCCCACCTGTCTGTTTCCTGGGGAGCCCAGGCAGTTGCTGGCCTGGGGGTTGCAAGGCCGAGCCTCTGTCCTCGCTGGGTTTGGGGGTGTGGGGATAGGAGGGGGTGTTCACTAACCCATTCTCCTGCTTCTCACCCCCTCCAGACGGAGCGTAAAACTGGGAAGAGGCAGACGGAGcgggagaagaagaagaagattcTGGCCGAGAGGAGGAAAGTGCTGGCCATCGATCACCTGAACGAAGACCAGCTGAGGTGGCTGCCCGCTCGCTGGGGCTGTTCCCGCGAGGGAGGGGCGTCGGGCCGAGGGCAGGGGCACCGGCTCGCCTGAGCCGCCAGGGGGCGCTGCCGCCCCACTTATTCCGTCGGCGGCTTTGGCGGGACCGCGACGGGCTGGCCGGGGCGGCAGAGCCCcgctccccttccccacctgcgCAAGATGTTGGTGCGACCCCCACCCCTCCGCGCTTCGGGGCTGTGCCCTGGCGGCGCCGGTGCCCCGTCCTCAGTCCCGGGCACTGCAGTCAGCCGGGGTGGGGGGCCTTGGCAGGCCTGGAGTGGGGGGAGGGCCGGGAAGGGGAGCGGTCCGGAGCAGCAGGGAGGCAGGTGAGGCCCCTCCTTACTGCCCCCGCCCACGGCCTGTTTAGGGAGAAGGCCAAGGAGCTGCGGCAGACCATCTACGACCTGGAAGCGGAGAAGTTCGACCTGCAGGAGAAGTTCAAGCAGCAGAAATACGAGGTGAGCCGTCGTGTGACCCTGTGCCTCGCTCGTGTGGCCGCTGGTCTGGCTGGTGCTTCTGGAGTCTGAGGGTTCGCTGCGGCTGAGCAGACACTTCCCGGGGTTCCAGCCCTGGGGTCTCCCCACTTCTGGCCTCGAGGCAGCAGCTCAGCCCACTGAGCTCGCACGACGGGGGGACCAGGATGCACCGGCCCAGGCCTCCCGGCGGAGGTGGTGGCGGGGACGCAGCCGCTTACTTCTCACCGTGATGGCCCGGGGCCCTAGTGTGGGGTCCCGGGAGAAGTAGCGGGGTCCCGGTCCTGCCCGTCCCATCCCCAGGCCAGCCGGGCCCTGAGCCCAGTGGGTGCCGCGGGGTCACTCTCTCTGGCCTCCTTTTCTTACAGATCAACGTTCTCCGCAACAGGATCAATGACAACCAGAAAGTGTGAGCATCCCAGCtccatcccccccgcccccttccccctcctgcctGTTTCCCAGGCCTCccgccccttcctcctctcccttagGGTCCAagagctccccacccccacccccacccacccctgcctgaGGATGCTGCCCTGTTGAGTCTCTGGAGGCAGCTCCAGGTGGCCCCCCGCCCCTCTCAGCCCTCAGCAGCCCCCCACGCCTCCCACCTACCCACCGTGGAGGGCTGCCCCGCGTCCTGTCTGACCGGGCCCTGCTTCTCCTGCAGCTCCAAGACCCGCGGGAAGGCCAAAGTCACCGGGCGCTGGAAGTAGAGCCGCAGCTGCCTTCTCCCGGGATCTGCGCCTCGCGGTGCCCCCGCCCTGCACACCCCCGGCTCC
The sequence above is drawn from the Tursiops truncatus isolate mTurTru1 chromosome 1, mTurTru1.mat.Y, whole genome shotgun sequence genome and encodes:
- the TNNT2 gene encoding troponin T, cardiac muscle isoform X2: MAWGACSLSPVPGTCQSNSQQPRSPCPRRPPRVSPAAHSSTTGLGSRPTACLLKALSIPCPRPDPARLRTPQDRSSAAPALAETMSDAEEAVDKSEGEQEEQEEEVEEEAGGGTDVEETNTEEGGEDEDKEAEDGPVEESKPKPRPFMPNLVPPKIPDGERVDFDDIHRKRMEKDLNELQTLIEAHFENRKKEEQELISLKDRIEERRAERAEQQRIRAQRERERQSRLAEERARREEEESRRKAEDEARKKKALSNMMHFGGYIQKAQTERKTGKRQTEREKKKKILAERRKVLAIDHLNEDQLREKAKELRQTIYDLEAEKFDLQEKFKQQKYEINVLRNRINDNQKVSKTRGKAKVTGRWK
- the TNNT2 gene encoding troponin T, cardiac muscle isoform X1, with translation MPNLVPPKIPDGERVDFDDIHRKRMEKDLNELQTLIEAHFENRKKEEQELISLKDRIEERRAERAEQQRIRAQRERERQSRLAEERARREEEESRRKAEDEARKKKALSNMMHFGGYIQKTERKTGKRQTEREKKKKILAERRKVLAIDHLNEDQLREKAKELRQTIYDLEAEKFDLQEKFKQQKYEINVLRNRINDNQKVSKTRGKAKVTGRWK